The following are encoded in a window of Ruminiclostridium herbifermentans genomic DNA:
- a CDS encoding amidohydrolase family protein, which translates to MNRPKIIDAHTHIFPEKIAIKATQATGNYYGAQMHGNGTIEDLLTRGKEINVYKYIVHSTATKVDQVESINNFIAEAQAMNESFIGFGTLHPDLANVNLEVNRLIYLGLKGIKLHPDFQDFNIDDPSMMPIYEALEGKLPVLIHMGDEKRTSSSPKRLANVLDKFPNLTVIAAHLGGYQMWDESIKYLVGKNLYLDTSSSLAFLNKEKSTYIIKEHGTKKILFGTDYPMWSHVEELQRFYSLDLTKEEQEQILWKNASNLLKI; encoded by the coding sequence GTGAATAGACCAAAAATAATTGACGCCCACACACATATATTCCCAGAAAAAATAGCTATAAAAGCAACACAGGCAACCGGGAATTATTATGGCGCTCAAATGCATGGTAATGGAACTATAGAAGATTTGCTTACAAGAGGTAAAGAAATAAATGTTTATAAGTATATTGTACACTCAACGGCAACAAAAGTAGATCAAGTTGAATCTATAAATAATTTTATAGCTGAAGCACAGGCTATGAATGAAAGCTTTATTGGTTTTGGTACTTTGCATCCCGACCTTGCCAATGTAAACTTGGAAGTAAACAGATTAATATATCTTGGGCTAAAAGGTATAAAGCTGCATCCTGATTTTCAGGATTTTAATATTGACGATCCCTCTATGATGCCTATCTACGAAGCACTAGAGGGTAAGCTTCCAGTTCTTATACACATGGGTGATGAAAAAAGAACCTCTTCTAGTCCTAAGAGATTGGCTAATGTATTAGATAAATTCCCAAATCTCACAGTAATTGCAGCTCACCTTGGTGGATACCAAATGTGGGATGAATCTATAAAGTACCTTGTTGGGAAAAACCTGTATTTAGATACCTCCAGTTCACTAGCCTTTCTCAATAAAGAAAAATCAACATATATTATTAAAGAACATGGTACCAAAAAAATTCTCTTCGGTACAGATTACCCAATGTGGTCACATGTTGAAGAACTACAGAGATTTTATAGTCTCGATTTGACAAAAGAAGAGCAAGAACAAATATTATGGAAAAATGCTTCAAACCTATTAAAAATATAA
- a CDS encoding 6-carboxytetrahydropterin synthase translates to MFEGFKLKYRLNAKHSLSNDAKNIHPHTFEISLLFEQLQLEKKVDLYSIDRIIENFLLLYQNKYLNDISPFNQLEPSIENMGNVFYEEFKVILHNEQLNLIQLEISETPLRVYLVSDRLMFSSIKLK, encoded by the coding sequence ATGTTTGAAGGATTTAAATTGAAATACCGCTTAAATGCTAAACATAGTCTTAGCAATGATGCCAAAAACATTCATCCTCACACTTTTGAGATATCGTTACTTTTTGAGCAATTACAATTAGAAAAAAAAGTAGACTTGTATAGTATAGACAGAATTATTGAAAACTTTTTATTACTATACCAAAACAAATATTTAAATGATATCTCCCCATTTAATCAGTTAGAACCCTCTATCGAAAATATGGGGAACGTGTTCTATGAGGAATTTAAGGTTATCCTTCATAATGAGCAGCTAAATCTGATTCAATTAGAAATAAGTGAAACACCTTTACGAGTGTATTTAGTATCTGATCGTTTAATGTTTAGTTCGATTAAACTAAAATAA
- a CDS encoding Firmicu-CTERM sorting domain-containing protein, producing the protein MIKNKVKRIFSIIITMILILIPSIAAAKTPIIIDGYFDDWSDKPHTAFYYDIYNSEEIKNVALFCDDTTIYGHIKMSEMDGKFGSFTIYLNINNSYTIELVILCTDSNNEVDWDKSILDLQQGTHFNVAVFNNKDYTALLGDAALLVHNNNYKPGDDIEFSIKYDKIKEYCNNIPFNEVNDITLTCPSLGSQSITIAGTFTEPFLGIIITLTFIGIVLLYRKYKQTGKSI; encoded by the coding sequence TTGATAAAAAATAAAGTTAAGAGAATATTTTCTATCATAATAACAATGATATTAATACTAATACCATCAATTGCTGCTGCTAAAACGCCAATTATTATTGACGGATATTTTGACGATTGGTCGGATAAGCCTCATACTGCATTTTACTATGACATTTATAATAGCGAAGAAATTAAAAATGTTGCATTATTTTGTGATGATACAACTATTTATGGTCATATAAAGATGAGCGAAATGGATGGCAAATTCGGTTCATTTACTATATATTTGAATATTAATAATTCGTATACCATTGAATTAGTAATACTGTGCACAGATAGTAATAATGAAGTTGACTGGGACAAATCAATTTTGGACTTACAACAAGGAACTCATTTTAATGTAGCTGTATTTAATAATAAAGATTATACAGCATTACTTGGCGATGCTGCTTTACTTGTACATAACAATAATTATAAACCAGGTGATGATATTGAATTTAGTATAAAGTATGACAAAATAAAGGAATACTGCAACAACATACCTTTTAATGAAGTAAACGATATAACTTTAACCTGTCCAAGCTTAGGCAGTCAGTCAATTACAATTGCAGGTACCTTTACAGAACCATTCCTAGGTATCATTATTACACTTACCTTTATTGGGATAGTATTGCTTTATCGTAAGTACAAGCAAACGGGTAAAAGCATATGA
- the xrtG gene encoding exosortase family protein XrtG yields the protein MNILVILFSIIWIYILTVLNRSKLDFWKFCWGSVGLFILMMLWVQPIVLDSLTKAVASVSGILGDLTHMYSSYFQYGILFISNNNSSISLYIDYECSGFIEIMAFTSLLWFFNVYSFYEKIVINIFGFIWIFIANVIRIFIICALIYFFGNNIFYFAHTIFGRLVFYSFSIALYFLVFTKAHIIRQKVGSFNYELN from the coding sequence ATGAACATATTAGTGATTTTATTTTCAATTATATGGATTTACATATTAACTGTTTTAAACCGTAGCAAGCTGGATTTCTGGAAGTTTTGTTGGGGTAGTGTTGGCTTGTTTATTTTGATGATGTTATGGGTTCAGCCAATTGTTTTAGATTCGCTAACTAAGGCAGTTGCATCTGTATCTGGAATTTTAGGGGACTTAACGCATATGTACAGTTCTTATTTTCAATATGGAATACTGTTTATTTCAAATAATAACTCCTCTATTTCCTTGTATATAGATTATGAGTGTTCTGGATTCATTGAAATTATGGCCTTTACATCTTTACTTTGGTTTTTTAATGTTTATAGCTTTTATGAGAAAATAGTTATCAATATATTTGGCTTTATATGGATTTTTATTGCTAATGTAATAAGAATTTTTATAATATGTGCTTTAATCTATTTCTTTGGGAATAACATTTTTTATTTTGCCCATACAATATTTGGAAGATTAGTGTTTTATTCATTCTCTATTGCATTATATTTTTTAGTGTTTACAAAAGCACATATTATCCGTCAGAAAGTTGGGAGTTTTAATTATGAACTTAATTAA
- a CDS encoding TIGR03111 family XrtG-associated glycosyltransferase, whose amino-acid sequence MNLINYLSSSIVFWMAWIIIPLIMEIIPAVWEALVLLRKGFVKNDNNISDFPEITVIIPVYNSASTLYGCLESIYLSSYPNDKIKIMLVNNQGIDNSFQIYRQCQNEFKDLSLLWLNAKQGKSKALNLALFNSEGKYIIHIDSDGKLHRDALKNVVTRFELNSDIHCMTGSVLTDPELIESTNGFLMRMLRRIEFCEYCQAFFAGRNFQSEMDSIYTLSGAFSAFRKSTILKTQLYNTDTICEDTHVTFQIKKILKKKVFLCENALFFVDPIESFNKLYTQRQRWQRGEIEVAHMFMDRNLFADKGLFSNHALRFLIYDHTFAFPRMIWYFALICLIFMNYSLQLVAGSLVLILFLYILSAFLFYFDVLLLLKQFRELRQYYMKKWYAVALLPIFNFIVFWIRFAGIINSIKSDSSWRTKTLTDEWKGLTKVLYSDFAYISKFIEKMKSRYNNE is encoded by the coding sequence ATGAACTTAATTAATTACCTTTCAAGTTCAATTGTTTTTTGGATGGCTTGGATAATTATTCCTCTCATAATGGAGATTATTCCAGCTGTATGGGAAGCTTTAGTCCTCCTTAGAAAAGGGTTTGTAAAAAATGATAATAATATTAGTGATTTCCCTGAAATAACAGTGATTATTCCTGTATATAATTCAGCGAGCACACTCTATGGCTGCTTAGAGTCAATATATTTATCATCTTATCCAAATGATAAGATTAAAATTATGCTTGTAAATAATCAAGGCATAGATAATAGCTTTCAAATATACAGACAATGTCAAAACGAATTTAAAGATTTGTCTCTTCTGTGGCTAAACGCAAAGCAGGGTAAATCCAAGGCTTTGAATTTGGCACTATTTAATAGTGAAGGAAAATATATTATACATATTGACAGTGATGGTAAGCTGCATCGTGATGCACTAAAAAATGTGGTTACTCGCTTTGAATTAAATTCTGACATTCATTGCATGACGGGTTCTGTATTAACAGACCCTGAACTTATTGAGTCTACAAATGGATTTCTAATGCGAATGCTGCGTCGTATTGAGTTTTGTGAATACTGTCAGGCCTTTTTTGCAGGCAGAAACTTTCAGTCTGAAATGGACAGTATATATACATTATCTGGCGCCTTTTCGGCATTTAGGAAATCTACTATTTTGAAGACCCAATTATATAACACAGATACTATTTGTGAGGATACCCATGTTACCTTTCAAATTAAGAAGATTTTAAAAAAGAAAGTATTCCTTTGTGAGAACGCTCTGTTTTTTGTTGACCCTATAGAGAGTTTTAATAAATTATATACTCAAAGGCAGCGTTGGCAGCGCGGTGAAATTGAAGTTGCCCATATGTTTATGGATAGGAATCTATTTGCAGACAAAGGGCTATTTTCTAACCACGCTTTAAGATTTTTAATATATGATCATACATTTGCCTTTCCTCGTATGATATGGTATTTTGCATTAATTTGTTTAATATTTATGAATTATTCACTACAGCTAGTTGCCGGATCGCTTGTATTAATACTCTTTCTATATATACTATCAGCATTTTTATTTTACTTTGATGTTTTGTTATTACTAAAGCAATTTAGAGAATTAAGACAATACTATATGAAAAAGTGGTATGCAGTTGCTTTGTTGCCTATATTTAACTTTATAGTATTCTGGATTCGCTTTGCTGGCATCATCAATAGTATAAAAAGTGATAGTAGCTGGAGAACAAAAACACTTACAGATGAATGGAAAGGTCTTACTAAGGTTTTATATTCAGATTTTGCTTATATATCAAAATTTATAGAAAAAATGAAAAGTAGGTATAACAATGAATGA
- a CDS encoding glycosyltransferase family 2 protein: MNELTVLLPAYNEEGNLEVLINKWQDLRLPLLEKFDLSLHIVVVNDGSSDNTKNICEILEKRYSNFTLVNHTQNRGLGEALKTAITYVIKNRPNSVYTCLMDCDNTHDPKYILDMLNKALLDNDSKYADVVIASRYQRGSCVQGLSKYRIFISNCAKYVYQFLFKVKNVKDYTCGYRLYSNEILKKAIVYFGDKLVEETGFSCMAELLYKLSIIGASFSEVPFVLRYDFKQGKSKMNVFSTAVSSINLAFRLRRLRYKI, translated from the coding sequence ATGAATGAATTAACTGTTTTACTACCAGCCTACAATGAGGAAGGAAATCTAGAAGTATTAATAAATAAGTGGCAGGATTTACGCCTTCCTCTTTTGGAAAAGTTTGATTTGTCCCTGCATATCGTTGTTGTAAATGACGGCAGCAGTGATAATACAAAAAATATCTGTGAAATATTAGAAAAAAGATACAGTAATTTTACACTTGTAAATCATACACAAAATAGGGGACTAGGAGAGGCATTAAAAACAGCCATTACATATGTTATAAAAAATCGTCCTAATAGCGTATATACTTGTCTGATGGATTGTGATAATACTCACGATCCCAAATACATATTGGACATGCTTAATAAAGCCCTATTGGATAATGATTCAAAATATGCTGATGTTGTAATTGCTTCTAGGTATCAAAGAGGCTCTTGTGTTCAGGGACTTTCAAAATACCGTATTTTTATAAGCAATTGTGCAAAATATGTATACCAGTTTTTATTTAAAGTTAAGAATGTAAAGGATTATACCTGCGGATATCGACTTTATTCAAATGAAATTTTAAAGAAAGCCATCGTGTATTTCGGTGATAAATTGGTGGAAGAAACAGGATTTTCTTGTATGGCAGAGTTATTGTACAAGCTTAGCATTATTGGAGCAAGCTTTAGTGAAGTACCTTTTGTATTGAGATACGATTTCAAACAGGGTAAAAGTAAAATGAATGTTTTTAGCACCGCTGTTAGCAGCATTAACCTCGCATTTAGATTACGGAGATTACGATATAAGATATAA
- a CDS encoding GtrA family protein: protein MYIILLYLPKKIPPLLLYLCFSTIVTMVDISIVWILHRIFNINIVGANTIGVISGAIIHYLLSIKYVFNFDYGISGFSIYFITFLFGLLLADVLIYIGNSYIFNSLTDNLNFLLSKSLSVVVPFFYIYYLRKLLYGLAKKHRESKVLKK, encoded by the coding sequence ATGTATATAATTTTGCTATATTTACCCAAGAAAATACCACCATTACTATTATATTTATGTTTTTCCACAATAGTAACTATGGTTGATATATCAATTGTTTGGATATTGCACAGAATATTTAATATAAACATCGTAGGCGCAAACACAATAGGCGTGATATCTGGAGCAATTATACACTACCTGCTGTCTATAAAATATGTATTTAACTTTGACTATGGTATATCAGGTTTTTCTATATATTTTATAACCTTTCTATTTGGTTTATTATTAGCAGATGTGCTAATTTACATTGGAAACAGCTATATATTTAATTCATTAACAGATAATTTAAATTTTTTGCTTAGCAAAAGCTTATCTGTTGTAGTTCCATTCTTTTACATTTATTATTTAAGAAAGCTACTGTACGGACTTGCAAAAAAGCATAGAGAATCAAAAGTTTTAAAGAAATAA
- a CDS encoding 6-carboxytetrahydropterin synthase has protein sequence MTEKRHQQYKFKFYLNASHSIYINGEPGSRHPHTWEISIHLLKMRNEFIKFSSIETHIESLLDEYQDKYLNDVEPFNTINPTLENICTYFKNRIRELVNCEGWILLLIEISETPARSYVINLLSEESNTNMDNIDSQRMQYQHYMNQCKLTADDVAESIIKSFLDDK, from the coding sequence ATGACAGAAAAAAGACATCAGCAATATAAATTTAAATTTTATTTAAATGCAAGTCATTCTATATACATAAATGGAGAGCCGGGAAGCAGGCACCCTCATACATGGGAAATTTCAATCCACTTACTAAAAATGCGTAATGAATTTATTAAATTTTCTTCAATTGAAACCCATATTGAATCACTTTTAGATGAGTATCAGGATAAATACTTAAATGATGTGGAACCCTTTAATACAATTAATCCTACATTGGAAAATATCTGTACTTATTTTAAAAACAGGATACGTGAATTAGTAAATTGTGAAGGTTGGATTCTACTATTAATTGAAATTAGTGAAACTCCTGCTAGATCCTACGTAATAAATCTACTCTCTGAAGAAAGTAACACAAATATGGACAATATAGATTCTCAAAGAATGCAATATCAGCATTATATGAATCAGTGTAAGCTTACAGCTGACGATGTTGCAGAAAGTATAATAAAAAGTTTTTTAGATGATAAATGA
- a CDS encoding 6-pyruvoyl-tetrahydropterin synthase-related protein has product MENTELLKPKINNKLVISIVSIISFFALFSIVLMYIMKTQNYFSSGNDMWGHLFKSDLMYKSIKSGDYYPLYTELWYNGIQPYRYWAPLPYYIMAGLQYLAGGSIINAYYLFTGLSFFVGAIGWLLWGISSRRIVICSFLGTIWFFMPENFRIFFCEGNLPRMVIAILLPYIVYFLWRFVEVEKNTSLFAIILLLCMSTLCHVMVAAMIGISSFIFLAIYSIYTKKVLRPIYALTGMLLSFALCGIWLYPALIGGIVGMDSTANAEVMGLLSAPLSMSLNPMNRISGVVDTFYYGISVTVVSLIGILLSNKKEKAGFYTVIIILLATTTAAMPFLSKLPLSQILWMRRFAPIAYALFFCSLIEWKKCKRKFMLILALIIVIDCIPSFNFSRYYTQLSTKTDNEIEIAETITNQRVALMDLSSNGSYPSWELCEGDNPTNYTFGWAWQGASTASNIVMLNTALEQGYFNYMFDRCIELGNDTVIVKKELLQMSNKSLQELCDAASNSQYNLYCETKQTYVFHRDVSNSFGVITKYEGLAIGKSASNITLCFPKFTVGNSDNIEDYTFEELSKYKIIYLSDFKYNSRKTAEAIVQKLSAEGIKIVIDMNRIPTDKITNRKTFLGVTAQNISFEKQYPNLIYRGNSVMHNNFNKDYTTWNTVYLDNIKYPTGKFYYLEQDLDFIGTNDDRNIVFVGLNILFHAMQTDDKAILSIMSETLNMEENSLPTRQLVNIDLTYKKDLIIIDTPVEGVNTTIAFQDNFVLNDSIKKENNLLIVTEKHTEIKLIYPYLKQGIIVTVIGILGILALYLIIIRKNKEVISNKSSN; this is encoded by the coding sequence ATGGAAAACACAGAATTATTAAAGCCTAAAATTAATAATAAATTAGTAATTAGTATTGTTTCTATTATTTCTTTTTTTGCTCTCTTTTCAATTGTCTTAATGTATATAATGAAAACTCAAAACTATTTTTCATCTGGTAATGATATGTGGGGTCACTTATTTAAATCTGACTTAATGTATAAAAGCATTAAATCAGGAGATTATTACCCTTTATATACAGAACTTTGGTATAATGGCATTCAGCCTTATCGGTATTGGGCACCACTCCCTTATTATATTATGGCAGGTCTCCAATATCTTGCTGGCGGGAGTATAATAAATGCCTATTATCTTTTTACCGGATTATCTTTTTTTGTGGGTGCAATAGGCTGGCTGCTCTGGGGAATATCTTCCCGAAGAATTGTAATTTGCTCTTTTTTAGGAACTATATGGTTTTTTATGCCTGAAAATTTCAGAATATTTTTTTGTGAAGGAAATTTACCTAGAATGGTTATAGCAATTTTACTTCCATATATAGTTTACTTTTTATGGAGGTTTGTTGAAGTAGAAAAAAATACTTCTCTTTTTGCTATTATACTTCTCCTGTGTATGTCTACACTATGTCATGTTATGGTTGCAGCAATGATTGGTATTAGTTCTTTCATTTTTCTTGCTATATACTCTATCTATACCAAAAAAGTTTTACGTCCCATATATGCACTTACTGGAATGTTATTATCCTTTGCCCTTTGTGGTATATGGCTTTATCCTGCACTCATCGGCGGAATAGTTGGTATGGATTCGACTGCTAATGCTGAAGTTATGGGTTTATTAAGTGCTCCGCTCAGTATGTCTTTAAATCCTATGAATAGAATATCCGGTGTTGTTGATACTTTTTATTATGGAATTTCAGTTACTGTAGTTTCTCTAATTGGAATACTTCTTTCAAATAAAAAAGAGAAGGCTGGCTTCTACACTGTTATTATTATATTACTAGCTACTACAACGGCAGCTATGCCTTTCTTATCCAAGCTGCCTCTCAGTCAAATACTATGGATGCGGCGTTTTGCACCAATTGCATATGCACTGTTTTTCTGTTCTCTTATTGAATGGAAAAAATGCAAACGCAAATTTATGTTAATATTAGCACTAATTATAGTAATTGATTGTATACCTTCCTTTAACTTTTCACGTTATTACACACAACTATCAACAAAAACTGATAATGAAATTGAAATTGCTGAAACTATAACAAATCAAAGGGTAGCACTTATGGATTTAAGTTCAAATGGCTCTTATCCTTCCTGGGAGCTGTGTGAAGGTGATAACCCCACAAACTACACCTTTGGTTGGGCTTGGCAGGGGGCCTCTACCGCTTCAAATATTGTTATGCTTAATACAGCACTTGAACAGGGATACTTTAATTATATGTTTGATAGATGTATTGAATTAGGAAACGACACTGTTATCGTAAAAAAGGAATTACTGCAAATGTCAAATAAAAGTCTTCAGGAATTATGTGATGCTGCCTCAAACTCCCAATATAATCTTTATTGTGAGACTAAGCAGACATATGTTTTTCACAGAGATGTATCTAATTCCTTTGGAGTAATAACAAAATATGAAGGTTTAGCTATAGGCAAATCTGCATCTAATATAACCCTTTGCTTTCCAAAGTTTACAGTTGGAAATTCTGATAATATTGAAGATTATACTTTTGAGGAGTTATCAAAGTATAAGATTATATATTTATCTGACTTTAAATATAACAGCAGAAAAACCGCTGAAGCTATAGTTCAAAAGCTAAGTGCAGAAGGTATTAAGATTGTCATTGACATGAATAGGATTCCAACAGATAAGATAACAAATCGCAAAACCTTTTTAGGTGTAACTGCTCAAAATATTTCATTTGAAAAGCAGTATCCAAATTTGATATATAGGGGCAACTCTGTTATGCATAATAATTTTAATAAGGATTATACTACTTGGAATACAGTTTATTTAGATAATATTAAGTATCCAACAGGCAAATTCTATTACTTAGAACAGGACTTGGATTTTATAGGTACAAATGATGATAGAAATATCGTTTTTGTAGGATTAAATATACTATTTCATGCTATGCAAACTGATGACAAGGCTATACTGAGTATAATGTCTGAAACTCTTAACATGGAAGAAAATTCACTTCCAACTAGACAACTGGTAAATATTGATTTAACTTATAAAAAGGATTTGATAATTATTGATACCCCTGTAGAAGGAGTAAATACTACTATAGCTTTTCAGGATAACTTTGTTCTTAACGATAGCATAAAGAAGGAAAATAATTTATTGATAGTCACAGAAAAACATACCGAAATAAAATTAATATATCCATATCTTAAGCAAGGAATTATCGTTACCGTCATTGGTATCCTTGGAATATTAGCTTTGTATTTAATAATAATAAGAAAAAATAAGGAGGTTATTTCTAATAAATCTTCAAATTAA
- the deoC gene encoding deoxyribose-phosphate aldolase yields the protein MKIAGLIDHTALKPDTTREQIILLCKEAIEYKFASVCVNPCYVKLCSELLKDYSIKVCTVIGFPLGATTTATKVAEAEEAVKNGATEVDMVINVGAIKSGDYDFVRSDIAAVVQAVEGKALVKVILETCLLTEDEKVQSCIICKEVGADFVKTSTGFSTGGATVEDIKLMRSIVKPNLGVKASGGIRDYKTAKAMVDAGASRIGASASIAIVSEENQ from the coding sequence ATGAAAATTGCAGGTCTTATAGACCATACAGCACTAAAGCCTGATACTACTAGGGAACAGATAATACTTCTGTGTAAGGAGGCAATAGAGTATAAATTTGCCTCAGTGTGTGTAAATCCCTGCTATGTAAAGCTCTGTAGTGAACTATTGAAAGATTATAGCATAAAGGTATGCACTGTAATTGGGTTTCCATTAGGTGCTACAACTACGGCAACAAAGGTTGCAGAAGCAGAAGAGGCAGTGAAAAATGGTGCTACAGAAGTAGATATGGTAATTAATGTTGGAGCAATAAAATCAGGTGATTATGATTTCGTAAGAAGTGATATAGCAGCTGTTGTTCAAGCAGTTGAAGGAAAAGCTCTCGTTAAGGTAATATTAGAGACCTGCTTGCTAACTGAAGATGAAAAAGTTCAAAGCTGCATCATTTGTAAGGAAGTAGGTGCTGATTTTGTTAAAACATCAACTGGATTCAGCACAGGAGGAGCCACAGTTGAGGATATTAAACTCATGAGGTCTATAGTAAAGCCTAATCTAGGGGTTAAAGCTTCTGGTGGAATACGTGATTACAAAACTGCAAAGGCTATGGTAGACGCAGGTGCTAGTAGAATTGGTGCAAGTGCTTCAATAGCAATTGTATCAGAGGAAAATCAATAA
- a CDS encoding YegS/Rv2252/BmrU family lipid kinase: protein MKNALFTYNPISGGHKIPNELDYILASFQKNGILVQPYRLIDGDKDNIVHLLKSGIYDFVIASGGDGTINSIANILLENNIEMPIGVIPSGTCNDFSKSIGINSLQESIDIILEGKVLACDVGFINESQYFLSTFAGGNLVDVSFSTNSDLKKNFGPFAYYLKGLSEVANIKSFDLKVTADDKVIEGKFLLFLIVNGRQAAGFPNLVNDADLTDGYMDIILLKKCSNINLASIFFKVLSKDSVNDKNVIMLKAKTCDITSKSQIALTIDGEKSELFPCHIEFKNKVLKVFAPQSVVDFNNEARKSP, encoded by the coding sequence TTGAAAAATGCACTATTCACATATAATCCAATATCAGGTGGACATAAGATACCAAATGAATTAGATTACATATTGGCATCATTTCAAAAAAACGGTATACTTGTTCAGCCATATAGACTTATAGATGGAGACAAAGACAATATAGTACATTTATTAAAATCTGGTATATATGACTTTGTTATAGCATCTGGTGGGGATGGTACCATAAATTCTATTGCAAATATACTTCTTGAAAATAACATTGAAATGCCTATTGGTGTAATTCCTTCAGGAACGTGTAATGACTTTTCAAAAAGTATTGGAATTAATTCATTGCAGGAGAGCATTGATATTATACTTGAGGGAAAAGTTTTAGCCTGTGATGTAGGCTTTATTAATGAATCTCAATATTTCTTGAGTACTTTTGCTGGAGGAAATTTAGTGGATGTTTCCTTTAGTACAAATAGTGACTTAAAAAAGAACTTTGGCCCATTTGCCTACTATCTGAAAGGATTGTCGGAAGTAGCTAATATAAAAAGCTTTGACTTAAAAGTGACTGCTGATGATAAGGTTATAGAGGGAAAGTTTTTGTTGTTTTTAATTGTTAATGGCAGACAAGCAGCAGGTTTTCCTAACTTAGTAAATGATGCTGATTTAACAGATGGATATATGGATATAATTCTTTTAAAAAAATGTTCAAATATAAACTTGGCAAGTATTTTCTTTAAAGTATTAAGTAAGGACTCTGTGAATGATAAAAATGTAATTATGCTTAAAGCAAAGACTTGTGATATTACTAGTAAATCACAGATAGCCCTTACAATTGATGGGGAAAAGTCAGAGTTATTTCCGTGTCATATTGAGTTTAAAAATAAAGTTTTGAAGGTATTTGCACCACAAAGTGTAGTAGATTTTAACAATGAGGCAAGAAAAAGTCCTTAA
- a CDS encoding small, acid-soluble spore protein, alpha/beta type, protein MSRHKSTMSEALKEEIAKELGVYNTVSSEGWGAVTSRDCGNMVKKAIEIAERSVNQ, encoded by the coding sequence ATGAGTAGACATAAAAGTACGATGTCAGAGGCTCTTAAAGAGGAAATTGCCAAAGAACTTGGAGTCTACAACACAGTTTCTTCTGAGGGATGGGGAGCAGTAACTTCGAGAGATTGCGGAAACATGGTAAAGAAGGCAATTGAAATAGCTGAGAGAAGTGTCAACCAATAG